The Bacteroidia bacterium genomic interval ACTTCCTCAAAAAAGGATCCGTAAAAATTGGAAGCTTGCGTGCGGATGGGCGCGAAGATTTGAAGTATCTGGCAAAACAAGGGGATATATTTGGGGAGATGGCCTTACTTAACAGGCAGACTAGCAATGACTTTGCTATTGCTTTGGAAGACAGCCTCGTTTGTCCCATGTCTGTATCTACCATGAATCGATTGATGGATAGAAATCCCGGTCTGCACACGGCTGTTCATCAATTGATGGGCGATCGTATAGAAAAACTTGAGCGCAGACTGGACTCCATTTTATTTAAAAGCTCCCGCGTACGAATTCTGGAATTTGTATTGGACTTTTTCAAGCAATTTGGAAAGGAAGAAGGAGAAGAGATTCGGGTAAAAAATCAGCTGACTCATAGTGATATTGCAAAACTTACTGCAACCTCTCGACAAAGTGTAAATAGTATTTTCAATTATTTGCGGAAAAACAAGATCATCGATTATAATACAGAATGGATCTGGGCAGAGCGCGAAAAGCTTGACTACATCCTACAAGAAATTCAGGGAGAAATACCGGGAGATTTATCTTCGGACTAAAATTTTTTTACATCCTCATCGAACGAAATGAAGGCCAAATCCGTTTGAAGGTTGACATTTCTATTCGGTTTTTCTTTTTATTTTAGGGAAAAGCCCGGAAAATAAGTCATATACATGATGCTCATTACTATCCATGATTTTATGAGAATACTTAGTCGTATATTTTTATTGGGTGTTATTTCCTTATTTCTCGCAGCCTGTGAAGGAGATACGCCAAATTATAATGTAGAACTCGAATTTCAACAATATGTGGACCGTTTCATTGATGAAGCAGCCAAAAGGGGACAAACGATTGATTTCTCTGATTCAGGTTTGTCTATTCAATTCAGAGATGCGGTTTCCAAAGAATCCGGAGGGGTTTGTTATCTCGGGCAACATAGAATAGAAATTGAAAAATTCTTTTGGGATGATGCTAATGATTCTCAGCGTGAGGGTCTGATCTTTCATGAACTGGGGCATTGTGAACTGGATCGCCGACATAGAAATGATCTTCTCTCCAATGGAGAATGGGCGAGTCGCATGCGAGGTGATCCCATTCCTGATGGGCAAACCATTCCTGTAAATTATACCGGGACCCGCCAAGAATATTATACCAATGAACTTTTTGATGAGAATACTCCAGAACCGGAATGGGTGAACTGGAGCTTTGACTATAATGAGTTTGATGAAAGTAAGCGTGTCCTACTGACGGATGTTCCTGAAGTGCGGCGAGAATTTTTAGAGAATCTGGGAACTGCTCCTTCTTTGGATTTTGAACTGGAAGTAGAAGTAAAGTTGGGAGCAAGTGAATCCTGGGTCGGATTCCAGTGGGGCAGCCTGAGTGGATCTCAAGCCATTCAAATTGTTTTCCGAGGGAGTAAACGCTTTTTCATAGGAAGTGGGAATCAGGTATTTGGGGTACTACGTGAAATTGAGCGTTTAGATCTCTTGAATGGTGCAGAAGAATTCAATAAGCTGACCTTACGAAAGGTAGGAGATCTGTATCAAATTTTTGTAAACGAGCAGTTTGTATACTGGTTTGATTATGCACCTCCGGCTACTTCTGATTTTGTTTCTCTGGTTTCTGGTATGACCCGTCCGGAATATAGAAATATCAGGGTGAGTCGTTTGCTTCCATAGTTTTAGCTGAAACCTGCCTTTCCACAAAAGCAAATAGAGTATCTGCAAAGGCCTTTCCTCCTTTGTCGAAAAGATCATTGTGTCCGGCTTCAGGAATGAGGTAGAGTCGCTTATTCTTACTCGCAAGCTGTTCAAATATCCTTTTTCCATGTTTTGGAGAAATATTCACATCCTTTTCACCATGAACGAGAAGGATGGCTTGCTGAATTTCCTGAGCGGATTGGACAGGTTTAACCTGCTCGGGATCGAAATCGGCAATTTCACCGGCTTTCGTCAGTACATAATCTGAATAAGGTTTCCACCGGATAAATGAATAAAGCTCCATTCGATCCAGGACAATATCATCCAATTCAGCAAAGGGGCTCATAATCACTCCAAACTCTATTTCCTGATCTTTGGCTAGTGCCTGAATAGCGACTGCCGCACCCATGGAGTGACCGATAATCCCAATAGGTCCACTTAGTTTTTCCTGAAGGAGTACTTTCATCCGAATCACATCTTCCTTTTCCTCAAATCCAAAGGTGCAGTACGCTCCTTCACTATCTCCATGTGCCTGTGCATCATAGGTTACAGCCAGAAATCCCCGGGCGGCAAATTCAGCAGCCAGGCCATATTGGTGTTCTTTACAACTCCCTATGCCGTGCAATAGAATGAGGCCTCCTTTTATTTCTTCTGTATCAGGGTAAAAGAGTTTGGTAGAAAGTTCAAGGCCTTTCTCATTGTTGATGCTTAAGTCTTCCGTTTTGATTTTTGGATCGTAAACTCCTTCGCGAATAAGGGGCTTATAGGGCTTGATAATAGAATAGGGGAGGACAAACTCGGCCAGGATAAAGGGAGCTACCGCCAGGAAAATTAAGAGGAAAATCAGATAAAGGTATTTCTTTTTCATAGATGCTTATAAGGCATACGACTGCTTTATCTACAGGGTTTAACAATAATAGGATTGGTACAGCGTTATGATATTACGAAAATCGTAATTTACATTCATTTGCTGCTCAGGGATTTATAGCTAAACCTATAAGCCTTGTGATATGAAAACCCTGACCAGCCTCCTGTTTAGTTTGTGTTGCTGTCTTTTTCTGCAGGCACAATGGACAAATCTTTCCCCCACTAATGATGGCAGTCATTCCTGGCATTTTCAGAAACATGAATGCGGGGTAGTGATTGTCGGAGATACGATTTTGCTCGTCGGAGGA includes:
- a CDS encoding Crp/Fnr family transcriptional regulator, coding for MEIAKIWYLEQFGFLSRIDKKDIEYLAKELPLHRVYKGNPILFSQPEEGQIYFLKKGSVKIGSLRADGREDLKYLAKQGDIFGEMALLNRQTSNDFAIALEDSLVCPMSVSTMNRLMDRNPGLHTAVHQLMGDRIEKLERRLDSILFKSSRVRILEFVLDFFKQFGKEEGEEIRVKNQLTHSDIAKLTATSRQSVNSIFNYLRKNKIIDYNTEWIWAEREKLDYILQEIQGEIPGDLSSD
- a CDS encoding alpha/beta fold hydrolase, which translates into the protein MKKKYLYLIFLLIFLAVAPFILAEFVLPYSIIKPYKPLIREGVYDPKIKTEDLSINNEKGLELSTKLFYPDTEEIKGGLILLHGIGSCKEHQYGLAAEFAARGFLAVTYDAQAHGDSEGAYCTFGFEEKEDVIRMKVLLQEKLSGPIGIIGHSMGAAVAIQALAKDQEIEFGVIMSPFAELDDIVLDRMELYSFIRWKPYSDYVLTKAGEIADFDPEQVKPVQSAQEIQQAILLVHGEKDVNISPKHGKRIFEQLASKNKRLYLIPEAGHNDLFDKGGKAFADTLFAFVERQVSAKTMEANDSP